The proteins below come from a single Desulfovulcanus ferrireducens genomic window:
- the xseB gene encoding exodeoxyribonuclease VII small subunit, which produces MAKKSSEFEKNLQKLQKIVEQLEQGDLPLEKGVDLFKQGLSLVYSCRQQLEKAKHEVSVFIQETEQDKEE; this is translated from the coding sequence ATGGCAAAAAAAAGCAGCGAATTTGAAAAAAATCTGCAAAAATTACAAAAAATAGTCGAGCAATTGGAGCAAGGGGACCTGCCTCTGGAAAAGGGAGTTGATTTATTTAAACAAGGACTTTCCCTGGTTTACTCCTGCCGCCAGCAACTGGAAAAAGCCAAACATGAAGTAAGCGTTTTCATCCAGGAAACAGAACAGGACAAGGAAGAGTGA
- a CDS encoding TRAP transporter small permease encodes MKSINSILDRVICCLNIVLLAISGCLLLAITILTCSNVFLRIFGRPIPGTFELMGYLSAVLTAFALGYTQVRRGHIAVDVFVLRFPKRMRNFLNTINYFICMIFFGFVAWQIAGYAATLRQTGELSETLRIIYYPFTYGVALGCFVLSLVFLVDFLKSILKRRNEETGKY; translated from the coding sequence ATGAAATCAATAAATTCAATTCTTGACAGGGTAATCTGCTGTTTAAACATAGTTTTATTGGCGATATCAGGTTGTCTTTTACTAGCTATAACCATTTTGACATGTTCCAATGTTTTTTTGCGTATCTTTGGCAGGCCCATTCCAGGCACTTTTGAGCTAATGGGCTATCTGAGCGCTGTACTGACAGCTTTTGCCCTTGGTTACACTCAGGTAAGGCGTGGTCATATCGCAGTTGATGTATTTGTTCTCAGATTCCCCAAAAGAATGCGCAATTTTTTGAATACGATAAATTATTTTATCTGTATGATTTTTTTTGGCTTTGTTGCCTGGCAGATTGCCGGGTATGCTGCCACCCTGCGGCAGACCGGTGAGCTTTCCGAGACTTTACGGATTATTTATTATCCATTTACCTATGGGGTGGCATTAGGTTGTTTTGTTCTTTCTCTTGTTTTTCTGGTTGATTTTTTGAAATCCATACTCAAACGGAGAAACGAAGAAACAGGGAAATATTGA
- a CDS encoding polyprenyl synthetase family protein has translation MNFKEELKVYAQEVNFYLSQCVKGQGIPCDLVKAMEYSLLAGGKRIRPVLCLTWAKMLGVNLEQVLPFACGIELIHTYSLIHDDLPAMDNDDLRRGKPTNHKVFGEALAILAGDGLLTHAFSLMLSAPLPSHLIVSATREIAWASGPAGMVGGQVLDMLYTGKNFLDLKELQKMHRMKTGALIQGSCVSGAILAKSEGADEDDEKMAREYGQAIGLAFQIVDDILDIVGDEQELGKPIGSDQDQGKVTYPALLGLTKSRELAQECAQKAKACLDKYTGREKDFLAELAQYIVDRVN, from the coding sequence ATGAACTTTAAAGAAGAACTGAAAGTTTATGCCCAGGAGGTAAACTTCTACCTTTCCCAATGTGTCAAAGGTCAAGGGATTCCGTGCGACCTGGTCAAAGCCATGGAATACAGTCTGCTGGCCGGAGGAAAACGCATCCGCCCGGTCCTTTGCCTGACCTGGGCCAAGATGCTTGGTGTTAATCTCGAACAGGTCTTGCCTTTTGCCTGCGGCATCGAACTCATCCACACATACTCCCTTATCCACGATGACCTGCCAGCCATGGACAACGATGATCTCCGCCGAGGCAAGCCCACTAACCACAAAGTATTTGGTGAAGCTCTGGCAATTCTGGCTGGAGACGGACTTTTAACACATGCCTTTTCCCTGATGCTTTCCGCTCCCCTGCCCTCCCATTTGATTGTCTCAGCAACCCGGGAAATTGCTTGGGCATCCGGACCGGCAGGTATGGTAGGCGGTCAGGTTTTGGATATGCTCTATACCGGGAAAAATTTTCTTGACCTCAAGGAACTTCAAAAAATGCACCGCATGAAAACAGGTGCCCTGATCCAGGGATCCTGTGTCTCCGGGGCTATTCTGGCCAAGTCTGAAGGGGCCGATGAAGATGATGAAAAAATGGCCCGAGAATATGGGCAGGCCATTGGGCTGGCCTTTCAGATCGTTGACGACATTCTGGACATTGTCGGTGATGAGCAAGAACTGGGCAAACCCATTGGCAGCGACCAGGATCAGGGTAAAGTTACCTATCCTGCACTGCTGGGACTTACAAAAAGTCGCGAACTGGCCCAGGAATGCGCTCAAAAAGCCAAAGCCTGTTTAGATAAATACACTGGCCGGGAAAAAGACTTTCTGGCCGAGTTGGCCCAATACATAGTTGACAGGGTTAATTAA
- a CDS encoding TRAP transporter large permease, whose protein sequence is MLLSTIHNPELKTQNLIMDLTLIGIIGIAFLLVALFFLAMPVGFAMAVVGFCGFWYVISLKAAITMVGSEIWSTFSSYGLTVIPLFIFLGYLAFNSGIAERLYNAAYKWFGHWPGGLAIATIGADELFAAICGSNTATAATMGTVALPQMSKYNYDTRLSSGTIVTGGTLGTLMPPSVVLIIIGLQTEQSIIKLFLGGVLPALLLGCLFVLTIFLICRLNPELGPAGPKASWKERIKSLAGVIEAVVIFTIVIGGLYAGLFTPTEAGAVGVFFTLVLALATRSLSWKGFVHSIVETVKISSMVFFLITGAIIFGRFLAITRLPFAVAEFAASLPVSPYIILTFVLLIYLIGGCFIDSLGFLVLTIPIFFPLGVKLGFDPVWYSILLTMVTTMGAITPPVGVNIYVVKALAPEIDLSIIYKSASIFLLPCILCIILLIIFPEIVTLLPGWVNG, encoded by the coding sequence TTGCTCCTGTCCACCATTCACAACCCGGAACTTAAAACTCAAAATTTAATTATGGACCTGACGCTAATAGGTATTATCGGAATAGCTTTTCTTTTAGTGGCACTTTTTTTTCTGGCCATGCCAGTTGGATTTGCCATGGCTGTGGTGGGATTTTGCGGATTCTGGTACGTGATCTCCTTAAAGGCTGCCATTACCATGGTAGGATCAGAAATCTGGTCTACATTTTCCAGTTATGGCCTTACAGTGATTCCTCTTTTTATTTTTCTAGGTTACCTGGCTTTTAATTCGGGCATTGCGGAAAGATTGTATAATGCGGCTTATAAATGGTTTGGCCACTGGCCCGGAGGTCTGGCAATTGCCACCATAGGCGCAGATGAATTATTCGCAGCTATCTGTGGCTCCAACACAGCTACAGCAGCCACCATGGGGACAGTAGCCCTGCCTCAAATGAGTAAATATAATTATGATACAAGGCTTAGCAGTGGGACAATAGTAACTGGTGGCACATTAGGGACACTGATGCCGCCTAGCGTAGTTTTAATTATTATTGGCCTTCAGACGGAACAGTCAATAATCAAGCTTTTTCTTGGTGGCGTGTTGCCTGCTTTACTTCTGGGATGCTTATTTGTCCTTACAATTTTTCTTATCTGCCGTCTTAATCCTGAATTGGGTCCGGCCGGGCCTAAAGCCTCCTGGAAAGAAAGAATAAAATCATTGGCCGGTGTTATTGAGGCCGTGGTTATTTTTACTATAGTCATTGGTGGGTTGTATGCAGGCCTGTTTACTCCGACGGAAGCAGGTGCAGTTGGTGTATTTTTTACCCTGGTTTTAGCACTTGCCACGCGTAGCCTGTCCTGGAAGGGATTTGTTCATTCCATTGTCGAAACAGTCAAGATTTCCAGTATGGTCTTTTTCCTGATCACTGGAGCGATTATTTTTGGGCGTTTCTTGGCCATCACCAGGTTGCCTTTTGCAGTAGCAGAGTTTGCAGCTTCCCTGCCTGTCTCGCCATATATTATTTTGACTTTTGTGCTGCTTATTTATCTCATAGGCGGTTGTTTTATAGATTCTTTAGGTTTTCTGGTCTTAACTATTCCTATCTTTTTCCCCTTAGGGGTAAAGCTTGGTTTTGACCCTGTCTGGTATTCCATACTTTTGACCATGGTTACCACCATGGGGGCCATAACGCCGCCAGTTGGTGTGAACATCTATGTAGTCAAGGCCCTTGCGCCTGAAATTGACCTGAGTATTATTTATAAAAGCGCAAGCATTTTCTTGTTGCCTTGTATTTTGTGCATCATCCTTCTTATAATTTTTCCTGAAATCGTGACCCTGTTGCCTGGTTGGGTGAATGGGTGA
- a CDS encoding GGDEF domain-containing protein gives MNRENKDIYFLLLDIPADIEKQFEENCPSGCRIVSLKELEKINQESGPNYPAVFFIPVEKWENISTLDIFGGDLSIQVVLVVTERTSLDAYDFPPPENFLGYLYLPVNSKKLAYFKNRVAEVHNLYLDLYHMAREIALERELLARKNEQLTFLNRILAKATLSLDVSEILDMARKEFGAVLETKALLGVFWQAENDLEAQIYLPSTSPGLEQKWIEYLLQASQRFNQKMIKNYQVNYLAYKVEDCLLKPQTWQLILIPLKIGQKTFGALAVVTSQASNLGRDQVQILQSAGNHLGLAIRNALKYKKVRIQADHDGLTRVYNRQSFDKRLRLELKRHQRHGHSLSLLMLDLDYFKKINDTYGHLAGDMVLQRIARLLKSTVRETDFVARYGGEEFVLLLPETSEEDAWLLAQRVRQNIQKIIFSFQGKKFNVTASIGVASLKPDPFTPADVFINRADEALYLAKNSGRNMVCTTGGHMVGRQCLQKCN, from the coding sequence ATGAATCGAGAAAATAAAGATATTTATTTTCTTTTGTTAGATATCCCTGCTGACATTGAAAAGCAGTTTGAGGAAAATTGTCCATCAGGCTGCCGGATAGTTAGCTTAAAGGAACTGGAAAAAATTAATCAGGAATCAGGTCCTAATTATCCGGCAGTATTTTTTATACCCGTTGAGAAGTGGGAAAATATTTCCACCTTGGACATTTTTGGAGGCGACTTAAGTATTCAAGTGGTCTTGGTGGTTACTGAAAGAACTTCTTTAGATGCTTATGATTTTCCACCGCCCGAAAATTTTTTGGGCTATTTATATCTCCCTGTAAACAGTAAAAAGCTAGCTTATTTCAAGAATAGGGTCGCAGAAGTACATAATTTATATCTTGACCTATACCATATGGCCAGAGAAATTGCCTTGGAAAGAGAGCTTTTGGCCAGGAAAAATGAACAACTGACATTTTTAAATCGTATTTTAGCTAAGGCTACTTTGAGTCTGGATGTGTCCGAGATTTTAGATATGGCCCGGAAAGAGTTTGGTGCAGTTCTGGAAACCAAAGCGCTTTTAGGGGTGTTTTGGCAAGCAGAAAATGACCTGGAGGCTCAGATCTACCTGCCCTCTACTTCTCCAGGATTGGAGCAAAAGTGGATTGAATATCTTTTACAGGCCAGCCAAAGATTTAATCAGAAAATGATAAAAAATTATCAGGTCAATTATCTAGCATACAAAGTGGAGGATTGCTTATTGAAGCCGCAAACATGGCAATTGATTCTGATCCCTTTAAAAATAGGCCAGAAAACTTTTGGGGCCTTGGCAGTGGTTACCAGTCAGGCTTCCAACCTGGGACGAGATCAGGTTCAGATTTTACAAAGTGCGGGTAATCATCTGGGATTGGCCATCCGGAATGCCTTAAAATATAAAAAAGTGCGTATTCAGGCTGATCATGATGGCCTGACCAGAGTTTATAATCGTCAATCTTTTGACAAAAGACTAAGGTTGGAGTTGAAGAGACATCAGCGCCATGGCCATAGTTTGAGTTTGCTTATGTTAGATTTGGACTATTTTAAGAAGATCAATGATACTTATGGTCACTTGGCCGGGGATATGGTTTTGCAAAGGATTGCCAGGCTTTTGAAAAGTACAGTCCGGGAGACTGATTTTGTGGCCCGGTATGGGGGCGAAGAATTCGTGTTACTTTTGCCTGAGACTAGTGAAGAAGATGCTTGGCTTCTGGCTCAGAGAGTTCGTCAGAATATTCAGAAAATAATTTTTTCATTTCAGGGTAAAAAGTTTAATGTTACCGCCAGCATCGGGGTTGCGTCTTTAAAGCCAGATCCGTTCACACCAGCTGACGTGTTCATTAATCGGGCTGACGAGGCGCTGTATTTAGCCAAAAATAGCGGTCGGAATATGGTCTGCACAACTGGTGGTCATATGGTTGGGCGTCAGTGCCTGCAAAAGTGTAACTGA
- a CDS encoding glycosyltransferase family 4 protein, which yields MEQKIWASLDPFFEAGPILGRKIANSSFLKALFKADPFDEYHFFLPDLKTINHLKDFIRQSLPTLTGKVRIYPRLKLLKALQKYNYFCFHLSDCINYPAGLSRLRNKLSSTTFPITSMIHSLSYQHYSLYFFRHLWPGCTARDALVCSSSSGKEVIQKYYNHLRTSYNLSIDFKEPSLFTIPLGIFTDEFLPLDPENKKLIRQELGLSKEKVSLVFLGRISHYSKMDFLPLLRAIQEVFTAGVQKEEITLILAGWVNEEEDFLEPLKNLSQNIGLTLKIFPRPDETLKKKILAQGDIFVSLADNYQETFGLTVLEAQAMGLPVIVSDFDGYKELVQDQKSGFLVPTYGPSSQDWLCDLAPLIFDNQSHLLMAQNIVVDLPALVKNLLTLIQNKELRLKMGEFGSMFVRQHFDWSKIILSYLNLWKNLWNQKIEPEQKAVPHPLNTPYPEIFSHYPSRILNENELVKWSKLGQRIYKGQDFPVMYAGVNEFIQEDCLRMLLFLARGPISIKELVLRLCAAKGLNIEMAKYLIFWSLKQGLLELIN from the coding sequence ATGGAACAAAAAATTTGGGCATCTCTTGACCCCTTTTTTGAAGCCGGACCTATTCTGGGTCGCAAAATAGCCAATAGTTCTTTCTTGAAAGCCCTCTTTAAAGCAGACCCTTTTGATGAATATCACTTTTTTTTGCCCGACCTGAAAACCATTAATCACCTAAAAGATTTTATTCGCCAATCCCTTCCCACATTGACAGGCAAAGTGCGTATTTATCCCCGATTAAAACTCTTAAAGGCCCTGCAAAAGTATAACTATTTTTGCTTTCACTTATCAGACTGCATCAATTATCCAGCAGGGCTCTCCAGGCTGCGCAATAAACTCAGTTCCACTACCTTTCCCATTACTAGTATGATCCACTCCCTAAGCTATCAGCATTACAGCCTTTATTTCTTTCGCCATCTCTGGCCGGGATGCACAGCCCGGGACGCGCTGGTTTGCTCATCAAGTAGTGGCAAAGAGGTTATTCAAAAATATTATAACCATTTACGCACATCCTATAACCTTAGCATCGATTTCAAAGAACCGTCTCTTTTCACCATTCCGCTAGGGATTTTTACGGATGAATTTCTTCCTTTGGACCCTGAAAATAAAAAACTCATCCGTCAGGAACTAGGACTCTCGAAAGAAAAAGTGTCATTGGTCTTTTTAGGCCGCATCTCTCATTATTCCAAAATGGACTTCTTGCCTCTTTTGCGGGCCATACAGGAAGTCTTTACGGCAGGAGTCCAAAAAGAGGAAATAACTCTGATTCTGGCCGGGTGGGTGAATGAGGAAGAAGATTTTCTTGAGCCTCTTAAAAACTTAAGTCAAAATATTGGTCTGACACTAAAAATATTTCCCCGGCCAGATGAAACGCTGAAGAAAAAAATCCTGGCCCAGGGGGATATTTTTGTTTCCCTGGCTGACAACTACCAGGAGACCTTTGGCCTGACTGTTTTAGAGGCCCAGGCCATGGGACTTCCTGTAATTGTCTCTGATTTTGATGGATACAAAGAGCTCGTTCAAGACCAAAAAAGCGGCTTTCTCGTTCCTACCTATGGTCCATCCTCTCAGGACTGGCTCTGCGACCTGGCTCCCCTTATTTTTGATAATCAGTCGCACCTATTAATGGCTCAAAATATAGTGGTCGATCTGCCTGCCCTGGTCAAAAACCTGCTAACCCTGATCCAAAACAAGGAGCTGAGGCTCAAGATGGGTGAGTTTGGGTCTATGTTTGTTCGTCAGCACTTTGATTGGTCTAAAATAATCTTGTCCTACCTGAACCTATGGAAAAATCTGTGGAATCAAAAAATAGAACCAGAGCAAAAAGCAGTACCTCATCCTTTGAACACTCCTTATCCTGAAATATTCTCCCATTATCCCAGCCGAATTTTAAATGAAAATGAACTTGTCAAGTGGAGCAAATTGGGACAACGCATCTATAAAGGGCAAGATTTTCCTGTCATGTATGCCGGGGTTAATGAATTTATCCAGGAAGATTGCTTGCGCATGCTCTTATTTTTGGCCCGAGGCCCCATCAGCATAAAGGAACTGGTGCTTAGACTTTGCGCAGCCAAGGGGTTAAACATTGAGATGGCCAAATATTTGATTTTCTGGAGTCTGAAGCAAGGCCTTTTGGAGTTGATAAACTAA
- a CDS encoding 4Fe-4S dicluster domain-containing protein — translation MDGKTFFIDLTRCTACRGCQIACKQWHKLPAEKTYNWGSHQNPKDLSYITYKLVRMKEVVEKGEIKDWLFFPEQCRHCVEPPCKMTADMYDEQAILQDELTGAVIFTERTKKMDIEEIRGACPYDIPRQDENSKIMSKCDMCLDRVHNGLLPACVQTCPTGAMNFGDREEMLALAKKRLNKVKKYYPDAILGDPESVRVIYLFQTKPANYHEFAVAGLSLPPVMSRKQALAKLFRPFKNMRG, via the coding sequence ATGGACGGAAAAACCTTTTTTATAGATCTCACTCGTTGTACTGCCTGCCGGGGATGCCAGATTGCCTGTAAGCAATGGCATAAATTGCCGGCAGAAAAGACATACAATTGGGGTTCACATCAGAACCCCAAAGACTTGTCCTACATCACATATAAATTGGTGCGCATGAAAGAGGTTGTCGAAAAAGGAGAGATTAAAGACTGGCTCTTCTTTCCTGAACAATGCCGCCACTGTGTCGAACCACCCTGTAAAATGACTGCTGACATGTATGATGAGCAGGCTATTTTGCAGGATGAGCTGACCGGTGCAGTAATATTTACTGAACGTACCAAAAAAATGGATATTGAGGAAATACGTGGGGCCTGCCCCTATGACATCCCAAGACAGGATGAAAACTCCAAGATCATGTCCAAGTGCGATATGTGTCTGGACAGGGTACACAACGGACTCTTGCCCGCTTGCGTGCAAACCTGTCCTACCGGGGCCATGAATTTTGGCGACCGGGAAGAAATGCTTGCTCTGGCTAAAAAAAGACTGAACAAGGTCAAAAAATACTATCCCGATGCTATACTAGGCGATCCGGAGTCTGTACGAGTCATCTACCTCTTTCAGACCAAACCGGCAAACTACCATGAATTCGCTGTAGCTGGTTTGTCCTTGCCACCGGTTATGAGCCGAAAACAAGCGCTGGCGAAACTCTTTCGCCCGTTTAAAAACATGCGTGGCTAG
- a CDS encoding phosphoadenosine phosphosulfate reductase family protein, whose translation MHLEKKIIQTQKIFEQVYARFATDKIAVAWTGGKDSTTVLWLWKNFLRKKGYRANPKALNLDTGLKFPEIIKFRDQLQANWKIDLIIARPEVTLETYPIAQNKVACCRDLKIIPLQKAVRAHGLTALLTGLRFDEHPSREKRDYFEQRKDPEYMQVNPILHWREMDIWSYIMQENLPYCFLYEQGYRSLGCKPCTHLPEGEGERSGRDKEKEDQLSILNSLGYF comes from the coding sequence TTGCATCTAGAAAAAAAAATTATCCAGACCCAAAAAATATTCGAACAGGTCTATGCCAGGTTCGCCACTGATAAAATAGCGGTAGCCTGGACAGGAGGCAAAGACTCTACCACAGTACTCTGGCTGTGGAAAAATTTTCTAAGAAAAAAAGGATATAGGGCGAACCCCAAGGCCTTAAACCTAGATACAGGGCTAAAATTTCCTGAAATCATAAAATTTAGAGATCAACTTCAGGCCAACTGGAAGATTGACCTTATAATTGCCCGGCCCGAAGTGACCTTGGAAACCTACCCCATTGCCCAAAACAAGGTTGCCTGCTGTCGAGATTTAAAAATAATTCCTCTGCAAAAAGCGGTTAGAGCTCATGGTTTGACCGCCTTACTCACAGGACTTCGGTTTGATGAACACCCATCAAGAGAAAAAAGAGACTATTTTGAACAAAGAAAGGACCCTGAATATATGCAGGTCAACCCTATCCTGCATTGGCGCGAAATGGATATCTGGTCATATATCATGCAGGAAAATCTTCCTTATTGCTTTCTGTATGAGCAGGGATATCGATCCTTGGGTTGTAAGCCCTGTACCCATCTTCCAGAAGGTGAAGGAGAAAGATCGGGCAGGGACAAGGAAAAAGAAGACCAACTTTCTATACTAAACAGTCTGGGGTATTTTTAA
- a CDS encoding phenylacetate--CoA ligase produces the protein MTRTFMPEIKSIEELKELQLQGLKWTVQHAYQGSKDYRKKMDEAGVRPEDIQSLADLQKLPFTTAKDLQDGYPFPLLAVPLKDVVRIHASSGTTGKRKVLCYTKKDIDDWTHFFARCFEMAELSPEDRVQIAVGYGVWTAGAGFQAACERFGALALPVGPGNLDLQCQFLIDFQSTVICCTASMGLLLAEEVNRRGIKDKISLKKMIFGSERSSDAMRKRIQELLGLEHMFDIPGMTELYGPGTGLECVCHNGIHYWADYYIIEIIDPETLEPVPEGETGEMVVTTLRKEAVPLIRYRTRDLTRLLSGDCPCGCIMPRHDRILGRSDDMIIFRGVNIYPAQIDHILSEIKGLGSEYQIILERKNDGRDYMMIKVERAEGIDSSLDVKLVKDVQQRIKGQLMVSVGVELLPYKSLPRSERKTKRVFDKREN, from the coding sequence ATGACCAGGACTTTTATGCCAGAGATTAAATCTATTGAGGAATTGAAAGAACTGCAGCTTCAGGGATTAAAATGGACAGTCCAGCATGCTTATCAAGGTTCAAAAGATTACAGAAAAAAAATGGACGAGGCTGGAGTTCGTCCGGAAGATATACAAAGTTTAGCTGATCTACAAAAACTTCCCTTTACAACAGCCAAAGACCTTCAGGATGGCTATCCCTTCCCACTTCTTGCTGTGCCGTTAAAGGATGTAGTGCGTATTCATGCTTCGTCTGGTACTACTGGCAAGAGGAAGGTGCTTTGTTATACAAAAAAAGATATAGATGACTGGACTCATTTTTTTGCGCGTTGTTTTGAAATGGCTGAGCTCAGCCCTGAAGACAGAGTGCAGATAGCTGTAGGCTATGGCGTTTGGACAGCTGGAGCAGGTTTTCAGGCTGCCTGTGAAAGATTTGGAGCCCTGGCTTTGCCAGTTGGGCCTGGCAACCTGGATTTGCAATGCCAGTTTCTGATCGATTTTCAAAGCACTGTTATTTGCTGCACTGCATCAATGGGACTTCTTTTGGCAGAGGAGGTGAACAGGCGAGGGATAAAAGACAAGATTAGTCTGAAGAAAATGATCTTTGGCTCTGAGCGTTCTAGCGATGCCATGAGAAAACGTATCCAGGAATTACTTGGACTTGAGCATATGTTTGATATTCCTGGCATGACAGAGTTGTATGGCCCGGGCACAGGACTGGAATGTGTCTGCCATAATGGTATTCATTACTGGGCCGATTATTACATTATCGAGATCATTGATCCCGAGACACTGGAGCCAGTTCCTGAAGGAGAGACAGGCGAGATGGTGGTGACCACCTTGCGTAAGGAGGCGGTGCCACTTATTCGTTATCGTACCAGAGACTTGACAAGGTTGTTGAGTGGAGACTGCCCCTGTGGTTGTATTATGCCCAGGCATGATCGGATATTGGGCCGGTCAGACGACATGATTATCTTCAGGGGGGTAAACATTTATCCCGCTCAAATAGACCATATTCTATCAGAGATTAAAGGGTTGGGCAGCGAGTATCAGATCATACTGGAAAGAAAGAATGATGGCAGAGATTATATGATGATTAAAGTGGAACGAGCTGAAGGCATAGACAGTAGTTTAGATGTTAAGCTTGTTAAAGATGTGCAACAAAGAATAAAAGGGCAGCTGATGGTCAGTGTTGGGGTAGAGTTGCTGCCCTATAAGTCTTTGCCAAGGTCAGAGCGCAAAACAAAGCGTGTGTTTGATAAAAGGGAAAATTAA
- a CDS encoding TRAP transporter substrate-binding protein: protein MSRKLGSFVLGLFFFLSMFCFYMPVPVMAGGPIVLNYANFPPAPTFPCVQMEEWKRKVEERTKGKVLIQTYPGGTLLKAKGMMDGVIAGTADIGCLCMAYQPGRFPITNAISLPLGLPNSTVASLVLWELYKKYTPRSFAKVKVLTMFTTAPSNIMSKIPIRTLEDIKGVPLRASGGAAQILKAWGANRVGMPMPETPEALQKGVVKGLFSSLEVLKDFKFAELCKYVTITNTAVYPFAVVMNMDSWNRLPKDVQKVMEDLGREQCIWTGTYMDNHVAEALEWSQKTQGVEVIKLSKEEKARWDKLLDPIVDQWVKDMTAKGLPAAQIVEDIKSMIKKYE from the coding sequence GTGAGCAGAAAACTAGGGTCTTTTGTATTGGGCTTGTTTTTTTTCCTGTCAATGTTTTGTTTTTACATGCCTGTACCTGTCATGGCCGGTGGCCCAATTGTCTTGAACTATGCTAATTTTCCACCAGCTCCTACTTTTCCTTGTGTTCAGATGGAGGAGTGGAAAAGAAAGGTTGAAGAACGCACTAAAGGCAAAGTTCTTATACAGACATATCCTGGCGGCACCTTGCTCAAGGCCAAGGGCATGATGGACGGGGTTATTGCAGGTACAGCAGATATTGGTTGTCTTTGTATGGCCTATCAGCCAGGACGTTTCCCTATCACTAATGCTATTTCTCTGCCTCTGGGTCTTCCCAACTCCACGGTAGCAAGTCTTGTTTTATGGGAGTTATATAAAAAATATACTCCGAGGTCTTTTGCCAAAGTAAAGGTGCTGACCATGTTTACTACCGCACCGTCTAACATTATGTCTAAAATTCCCATCAGAACTTTAGAGGATATAAAAGGCGTTCCCTTGCGTGCCTCCGGCGGAGCAGCCCAGATATTGAAAGCGTGGGGGGCAAACCGCGTGGGAATGCCCATGCCTGAGACCCCGGAAGCCTTGCAAAAAGGCGTGGTCAAGGGTTTATTTTCTTCTCTTGAAGTACTGAAAGATTTTAAGTTCGCCGAACTTTGTAAGTATGTGACAATCACCAACACTGCTGTATATCCTTTTGCTGTTGTTATGAATATGGATTCCTGGAACAGACTGCCAAAAGATGTGCAAAAAGTCATGGAAGACTTAGGTAGAGAGCAATGTATATGGACCGGTACTTATATGGATAACCATGTAGCTGAAGCTCTTGAATGGTCACAAAAGACACAGGGAGTTGAAGTTATCAAGCTTAGCAAGGAAGAAAAAGCCAGATGGGATAAGCTTCTGGACCCAATTGTAGATCAGTGGGTCAAGGATATGACAGCAAAAGGTCTTCCTGCCGCTCAAATTGTTGAAGACATAAAGAGCATGATTAAAAAATACGAGTAA